One genomic window of Mycolicibacterium neoaurum includes the following:
- a CDS encoding dihydrolipoyl dehydrogenase family protein, giving the protein MTHLRVDLLVIGFGKGGKTLAATLGNQGRSVVLVERSPTMYGGTCINVGCVPTKSMVYRSEHRRPGEDGVTAHADAVAATQALTADLRAVNYGIFDPIPSVRVLTGRAAFTGPDSVSVSAADGEVTVSADSIVIDTGSVPVVPDIPGLRRCPVAVTSAELLERVPRSDRLVVLGGGYIGLEFASMMAGFGTEVTVLEHHSQILRFEDDDVAASARDLLERRGVRIVTGAAIQEVSTVGGGARVSYSVDGRATAAEGDTILVALGRVPDTAGLGLDTAGIRTTADGAVAVDEFLHTSLPNVYAVGDVNGGPQFTYISLDDHRIVLDQLTGAAHPRSTAQRTAVPNCLFLTPPLARVGLTERAARQSGRAVRVAVSPVAKLATVPRARIVGETAGLMKLVTDAETDMILGAALLCHDAHEIINLVALAMRHQITATAMREGIYTHPSMSEFFNQLLGMLR; this is encoded by the coding sequence ATGACACATCTGCGAGTGGACCTGCTGGTCATCGGCTTCGGCAAGGGTGGCAAAACCCTGGCGGCGACGCTGGGCAACCAGGGTCGCAGCGTGGTCCTGGTCGAACGGTCCCCGACCATGTACGGCGGCACCTGCATCAACGTGGGGTGTGTACCGACCAAATCGATGGTCTATCGCAGTGAGCATCGTCGCCCCGGCGAGGACGGTGTCACCGCCCATGCCGACGCGGTGGCGGCGACTCAGGCATTGACCGCGGATCTGCGCGCAGTCAACTACGGCATCTTCGATCCCATTCCCAGTGTCAGGGTGCTGACCGGCAGAGCCGCTTTCACCGGGCCCGATTCGGTATCGGTGAGCGCCGCCGACGGTGAAGTAACCGTGTCGGCCGACAGCATCGTGATCGACACGGGCTCGGTGCCCGTGGTTCCCGACATCCCGGGCCTTCGCAGGTGCCCGGTGGCCGTCACCAGCGCCGAACTGCTTGAGCGTGTCCCGCGGTCAGACCGGCTGGTGGTGCTCGGCGGCGGGTACATCGGGCTGGAGTTCGCCTCGATGATGGCCGGCTTCGGCACCGAAGTGACAGTCCTGGAACATCATTCGCAGATCCTTCGATTCGAGGATGACGATGTTGCCGCGTCGGCGCGCGACCTGTTGGAGCGGCGCGGGGTGCGGATCGTCACCGGCGCGGCCATCCAAGAGGTCAGCACGGTGGGCGGCGGGGCGCGGGTGAGCTACTCGGTCGACGGCCGCGCCACCGCCGCGGAGGGTGACACCATCCTGGTCGCCCTGGGCCGGGTTCCCGACACCGCGGGCCTCGGCCTCGACACGGCTGGGATACGCACCACTGCCGACGGCGCTGTCGCGGTCGACGAGTTCCTTCACACCAGCCTGCCCAACGTGTATGCCGTCGGAGATGTCAACGGCGGCCCGCAATTCACCTATATCTCCCTTGACGATCACCGCATCGTGCTCGACCAGCTGACAGGCGCCGCCCATCCACGCTCCACCGCCCAGCGCACCGCCGTCCCGAACTGTCTGTTCCTGACCCCGCCGCTGGCCCGGGTCGGACTGACCGAGCGGGCGGCGCGCCAGTCCGGTCGGGCCGTTCGGGTGGCGGTCAGTCCGGTGGCGAAGCTGGCGACGGTGCCGCGAGCCCGCATCGTCGGTGAGACCGCGGGCCTGATGAAACTGGTGACGGACGCCGAGACCGACATGATCCTCGGCGCGGCCCTGCTCTGCCACGACGCACACGAGATCATCAATCTCGTGGCATTGGCCATGCGGCATCAGATCACCGCCACCGCGATGCGGGAGGGAATATACACCCACCCGTCGATGTCCGAATTCTTCAATCAACTGCTGGGAATGCTGCGGTGA
- a CDS encoding alkaline phosphatase family protein: MGADESDAVPEAKKTTRKSARQAATSGVLERRAMTRAAETAGPDSQTGTERTTARETGIEQPDNTPSTAPVVTADRVSPTSAPATIVDTGEPVLGAGAATTATELASAATGQPLVETSPEQPPLQAAVAVAALAAVRDELERNAMRRNASPNAVAAASPESKNVLLIGVDGTNLSKVLSDPANANFFTLIQESTTAPSSIVGHTTISNPSWTSILTGFWGERTGVINNIFTPWTYDNYPTVFNQLEGAHGDGIQTTAIANWDVIAAIAAAGANRADTVHYIGPESSWAASDDLVGSVTGATIAAADRDVANFIFSYFVGVDEAGHAYGGGSQEYTDALLNFDRNLGLIMQQVRDWEAANGEEWTVILVTDHGHQPQRGLGHGFQSPDETGTFVVVRGEGFGGSGPGNGLINLQYEIVDVTPTVVTLFGGTVRPGSDGTSMTELTNNVRPIDNDDALRAALQDIIGKNGYPDIATDVALGVRTIFASIPYFLVDIVDGIVGGLKAVAGQNIFLVSFLAGAAVGPVEFIGDLGYVVTNFAAQIVARITGVTGASIFPLWPPAAPDFTPYDPDQLITMVAVCGDPSAAGTASCPVSVAV; the protein is encoded by the coding sequence GTGGGCGCCGACGAATCCGATGCCGTGCCGGAAGCGAAGAAGACCACCCGGAAATCGGCTCGTCAGGCCGCGACATCGGGCGTGCTGGAGCGCCGCGCCATGACTCGGGCCGCCGAGACCGCCGGCCCCGACTCGCAAACGGGCACCGAGCGCACCACCGCCCGAGAGACAGGCATCGAGCAGCCGGACAACACGCCGAGCACCGCGCCGGTCGTGACCGCTGACCGGGTGTCACCGACCAGCGCACCGGCCACGATCGTCGATACCGGCGAGCCGGTCCTCGGCGCCGGTGCCGCCACGACAGCGACGGAACTCGCCTCGGCGGCCACCGGCCAACCGCTCGTCGAGACCAGCCCGGAGCAACCGCCGCTGCAGGCCGCGGTCGCCGTCGCGGCGTTGGCTGCCGTGCGCGACGAGCTGGAACGTAATGCGATGCGCCGCAATGCTTCTCCGAACGCGGTCGCTGCCGCATCGCCGGAGAGTAAAAATGTGCTGCTCATCGGGGTGGACGGCACGAATCTCAGCAAGGTGCTTTCCGATCCCGCAAATGCCAACTTCTTCACGCTGATCCAGGAGAGCACCACCGCTCCGTCGAGCATCGTCGGGCACACGACCATCTCGAATCCGTCATGGACCTCCATCCTGACCGGGTTCTGGGGTGAGCGGACCGGGGTGATCAACAACATCTTCACGCCATGGACCTATGACAACTACCCGACCGTGTTCAACCAGCTCGAGGGCGCGCACGGCGACGGTATCCAGACCACGGCCATCGCCAACTGGGACGTCATCGCGGCCATCGCCGCGGCAGGCGCCAACCGAGCCGACACTGTGCACTACATCGGACCGGAGTCCAGTTGGGCGGCGTCCGACGATCTGGTCGGTTCGGTCACCGGCGCCACCATCGCCGCCGCCGACCGCGATGTCGCCAACTTCATCTTCAGCTATTTCGTCGGCGTCGACGAGGCCGGACACGCCTACGGTGGCGGCTCGCAGGAATACACCGATGCGCTGTTGAACTTCGATCGCAACCTCGGCTTGATCATGCAGCAGGTGCGTGACTGGGAGGCCGCGAACGGTGAGGAATGGACGGTCATCCTGGTCACCGATCACGGCCATCAGCCGCAGCGTGGACTCGGTCACGGTTTCCAATCCCCGGACGAGACAGGCACTTTCGTCGTCGTTCGGGGTGAGGGATTCGGAGGATCGGGACCAGGGAACGGTCTGATCAACCTGCAGTATGAAATCGTCGACGTCACCCCGACCGTCGTCACCCTGTTCGGCGGCACCGTCCGACCGGGTAGCGACGGCACCTCGATGACCGAGCTCACCAACAATGTCCGGCCGATCGACAATGACGACGCATTGCGTGCCGCCCTGCAGGACATCATCGGCAAGAACGGCTACCCCGACATCGCCACCGATGTGGCGTTGGGTGTGCGTACCATCTTCGCCTCCATCCCGTACTTCCTGGTCGATATCGTCGACGGCATCGTCGGTGGCCTGAAAGCGGTTGCCGGACAGAACATCTTCCTGGTCAGCTTCCTGGCCGGTGCGGCTGTCGGACCCGTCGAGTTCATCGGAGACCTCGGCTACGTGGTGACCAACTTCGCCGCACAGATCGTCGCCCGAATCACCGGGGTGACCGGCGCCAGCATCTTCCCGTTGTGGCCGCCCGCCGCACCCGACTTCACCCCCTATGACCCGGACCAGCTGATCACGATGGTCGCGGTGTGTGGCGACCCGAGTGCTGCCGGCACCGCATCGTGCCCGGTGTCGGTCGCAGTCTGA
- a CDS encoding lytic transglycosylase domain-containing protein codes for MAVAVAAAMTVLTTLVACAHPRESVEEPAAVNTTARAAPSRPRPVQTPPAQPRLAAEPAQIADDLVTDERVLRNARAPEQALQNAARRQQMAYRTIGRHPEWDAVVRPRIAADLVAVYDLNITARRHLDALLTTEANATLPAWRVVAPRPADELLDHYREAEAVSGVGWNYLAAVNLVETRLGSITGTSSAGAQGPMQFLPSTFAAHCAGGDIHDPRDAILAAGRYLAANAFVDDPAHALFRYNNSDDYVAAVQAYAAVLAADPRAFAGFYRWEVYYRTTAGDVLLPVGYERLTPVPAVEYIATHPQ; via the coding sequence ATGGCGGTGGCTGTTGCCGCAGCGATGACGGTGCTGACAACGTTGGTCGCCTGCGCGCACCCCCGGGAGTCGGTCGAGGAGCCCGCGGCCGTGAATACCACCGCACGGGCCGCTCCGTCCCGGCCACGGCCGGTCCAGACACCTCCCGCACAGCCTCGCCTGGCCGCCGAACCGGCACAGATCGCCGACGATCTGGTCACCGACGAACGAGTGCTGCGTAACGCCCGTGCGCCGGAGCAGGCACTGCAGAACGCGGCGCGCCGCCAACAGATGGCCTACCGGACCATCGGTCGGCATCCCGAATGGGATGCGGTCGTCCGCCCACGCATCGCGGCGGATCTCGTCGCGGTCTACGACCTGAACATCACCGCCCGCCGCCATCTGGACGCGTTGCTCACAACCGAGGCCAACGCCACCCTGCCTGCCTGGCGGGTCGTCGCGCCAAGGCCCGCCGACGAACTGCTCGACCATTACCGAGAAGCGGAAGCCGTCTCGGGCGTGGGCTGGAATTACCTGGCCGCGGTCAATCTGGTCGAGACCCGGCTCGGCAGCATCACCGGCACCAGCAGCGCCGGCGCACAAGGCCCCATGCAGTTCTTACCGTCGACGTTCGCAGCACACTGCGCCGGCGGAGACATCCACGACCCCCGCGACGCGATCCTGGCCGCGGGCCGCTATCTGGCCGCCAACGCCTTCGTCGACGATCCCGCTCATGCGCTGTTCCGCTACAACAACTCCGACGACTACGTTGCCGCCGTGCAGGCCTATGCGGCGGTACTCGCCGCCGATCCGCGCGCCTTCGCCGGCTTCTACCGATGGGAGGTGTACTACCGGACCACGGCCGGCGACGTGCTACTCCCGGTCGGTTATGAACGACTCACCCCCGTTCCGGCCGTCGAGTACATCGCGACGCATCCACAGTGA
- a CDS encoding glycoside hydrolase — protein MSVAVSAMVIIAQNGVPPHLADTEGSAATAANPTAPPTVPAQPGPSATEAELLAASVPVEPRVLDFPLDPGVAPEGGLQVKTIWVARAISMMYPEITTIGGYRQDALKWHPNGLAIDVMIPDHSSEQGIELGNQIAGLALANAQRWGVIHVIWRQGFYPGIGAPSWTADYGSETLNHFDHIHIATDGGGYPTGHESYYLGSMKS, from the coding sequence ATGTCGGTGGCGGTCTCGGCGATGGTGATCATTGCCCAGAACGGGGTGCCACCGCACCTCGCCGACACCGAGGGCAGTGCGGCCACCGCCGCGAACCCGACGGCGCCGCCCACCGTCCCCGCTCAACCCGGGCCGAGTGCCACCGAAGCCGAATTGCTGGCGGCGTCGGTGCCGGTCGAACCGCGAGTTCTCGACTTTCCGTTGGACCCCGGCGTCGCCCCGGAGGGCGGGCTGCAGGTGAAGACGATCTGGGTCGCTCGTGCCATCAGCATGATGTACCCGGAGATCACCACCATCGGCGGCTATCGACAAGACGCGCTGAAATGGCATCCCAATGGTTTGGCGATCGACGTGATGATCCCCGATCACAGCAGTGAGCAAGGCATCGAGCTGGGCAACCAGATCGCCGGGCTCGCCCTGGCCAACGCGCAACGGTGGGGCGTCATCCACGTGATCTGGCGGCAAGGCTTCTATCCCGGCATCGGCGCACCCAGCTGGACGGCCGATTACGGATCGGAAACCCTGAACCATTTCGACCACATCCACATCGCCACCGATGGGGGCGGCTACCCCACTGGCCACGAGTCCTATTATCTCGGCTCGATGAAATCCTGA